From a single Sulfolobus sp. E5-1-F genomic region:
- a CDS encoding DUF2173 family protein, with translation MSEKLDKLMQLKGAIAAGQYTPDGKLVEYKGPLTREIAEMVAKMAAANTLMGTVEAESFTKISGMKWTPFLGWAVAAGEYAVCVMGNYGVFVKLSEADFNQIFKTLREVAGI, from the coding sequence ATGAGCGAAAAACTCGATAAACTAATGCAATTAAAAGGAGCGATAGCTGCTGGACAATATACTCCTGATGGGAAACTTGTGGAATATAAGGGACCATTAACAAGAGAGATTGCTGAGATGGTAGCAAAGATGGCAGCAGCTAACACTTTAATGGGAACTGTGGAAGCAGAGTCTTTCACAAAAATTTCTGGAATGAAATGGACTCCATTCTTAGGGTGGGCAGTAGCTGCTGGAGAGTATGCAGTATGCGTAATGGGAAATTATGGAGTATTTGTTAAACTTTCTGAGGCAGATTTCAATCAAATATTCAAAACATTAAGAGAAGTAGCTGGAATCTAA
- a CDS encoding SPL family radical SAM protein, translating into MIVKSIKVKSALSKSGLRELDYSLNPYLGCVYSCPYCYAPNFTPNKEASENWGKVVIIKENLLEVLMKEVKIYKKGVVGISTITDAYQPIEALRKLTRESLKVLLKNGFRVSIQTKSPLVLRDIDVLLEYKDRVDVGFTVTSLNNRLEPNAPPARARLRALKKLSDEGLETWIFLGPIIQGINDMEIEDIIREISNIKVRVIFDNFHYYKGLKFKEGSTWWWVSLKNRILENCKRYDIECHEESEDWIYEKRKYYKTF; encoded by the coding sequence ATGATAGTAAAGTCCATTAAAGTAAAATCTGCTTTGAGCAAATCTGGATTGAGAGAATTAGACTATAGTTTAAATCCTTATTTAGGTTGTGTATATTCTTGTCCCTATTGCTATGCCCCTAATTTTACTCCAAATAAGGAGGCTTCAGAAAATTGGGGGAAGGTAGTAATAATTAAGGAGAATTTGCTTGAGGTTTTAATGAAAGAAGTGAAAATCTATAAGAAAGGAGTAGTCGGAATATCTACGATAACTGATGCTTATCAACCAATAGAGGCTTTAAGAAAACTCACTAGGGAAAGCCTAAAGGTGCTGTTAAAAAATGGTTTCAGAGTTTCAATTCAGACCAAGTCACCTTTAGTTTTAAGAGATATTGACGTACTCTTAGAATACAAGGACAGAGTAGATGTTGGATTTACAGTTACTAGTTTAAATAATAGGTTAGAACCCAATGCACCTCCAGCTAGAGCCAGATTACGAGCCTTAAAGAAACTCAGCGATGAAGGGCTAGAAACGTGGATTTTCTTAGGGCCTATTATTCAAGGCATAAATGATATGGAGATAGAGGATATAATTCGTGAAATTTCAAATATTAAGGTAAGGGTAATTTTTGATAATTTCCACTACTATAAGGGGTTAAAATTTAAGGAAGGTTCTACATGGTGGTGGGTTAGTTTGAAAAATAGAATATTGGAGAATTGTAAGAGATACGATATAGAATGCCATGAAGAAAGTGAGGATTGGATTTATGAAAAAAGAAAATATTATAAAACTTTCTAG
- a CDS encoding Nre family DNA repair protein, translating to MIRPELCIRCRGAKYLCGLSYCPVIVSTKTVRINFKEVYGSSPPAVFVGRFSYPKITVYPSTPPILGDTSKFENPKYWLNADLTEFLSMRLSLVRGGVKYHRDAARLPDRFLLDIQSIAISSRPVELDLRLKRVPFGGILDESLPPLGPSAPLEKLEIGTLPPPLSVVEKVYSDNDMKAKDGIMKLYNAGVDVEKISRILSVGGIGKERKLVPTRWSITAVDKAISDTLIESIKRYETIDKVEVYFRKHNKNLFIAILLPRKWSFEWGEAWYPGSTWNKFGNYVDIEVDSERYHGRSDYPEIGGCYYASRLGVAEFLASRKRQATAILWREIYEGFNLPVGVWFVRENVREMFKGKPIVFDNINIALDFVKSLLRSDLKEWLRKSLLSFNTIDKWL from the coding sequence GTGATAAGACCGGAGTTATGCATAAGGTGTAGAGGGGCAAAGTACCTTTGCGGTCTTTCATACTGTCCAGTTATAGTCAGTACTAAGACTGTGAGAATAAATTTCAAGGAGGTATATGGTTCTTCTCCACCAGCAGTATTTGTAGGCAGGTTTAGTTACCCCAAAATTACAGTTTATCCCTCTACTCCGCCAATTTTGGGAGATACGAGTAAATTTGAAAATCCCAAATATTGGCTTAATGCTGACCTAACTGAGTTCCTATCTATGAGGCTTTCCTTAGTTAGAGGAGGTGTAAAATACCATAGGGATGCTGCAAGATTACCAGATAGGTTTTTACTAGATATTCAGAGCATAGCAATATCGTCGAGACCAGTGGAATTGGATTTAAGGCTAAAAAGAGTACCTTTTGGAGGTATTTTGGATGAGAGTTTACCGCCATTAGGCCCTTCAGCGCCATTGGAAAAGCTCGAAATAGGTACATTACCGCCTCCATTATCAGTAGTGGAGAAGGTCTATAGTGATAATGATATGAAGGCAAAAGATGGTATAATGAAATTGTATAATGCAGGGGTTGATGTGGAAAAAATATCTAGGATATTAAGCGTTGGAGGAATCGGGAAAGAAAGAAAATTAGTACCCACAAGATGGAGTATAACAGCAGTAGATAAAGCTATATCAGATACTCTAATTGAGAGTATAAAGCGTTATGAAACGATAGATAAGGTGGAAGTTTATTTTAGAAAACATAATAAGAATCTTTTCATTGCAATTCTTCTCCCTAGAAAGTGGAGTTTTGAATGGGGAGAAGCTTGGTATCCTGGAAGTACTTGGAATAAATTTGGCAATTATGTTGATATAGAAGTTGATAGCGAAAGATATCACGGAAGATCAGATTATCCAGAAATAGGGGGTTGTTATTATGCTTCTAGATTAGGCGTAGCAGAATTTTTGGCAAGTAGAAAAAGACAAGCAACTGCAATATTATGGAGGGAAATATATGAAGGATTTAACTTACCTGTAGGTGTCTGGTTTGTTAGGGAAAACGTTAGGGAAATGTTTAAAGGCAAACCAATAGTATTCGATAACATAAATATAGCTTTAGACTTCGTCAAGAGCTTATTAAGGTCAGATTTGAAGGAGTGGTTAAGGAAGTCATTACTCTCCTTTAATACCATTGATAAGTGGTTATAA
- the treH1 gene encoding alpha,alpha-trehalase TreH1, whose product MKPLGFISNQITSALIDLSSIVWFPTPKFDSPSLFTKLLDEDGGEFSILPEGQEIIGVNQEYAYPLVLTTNIRTKEGEINITDLIPLGETVIIRKVESEIPFKVVFKPRFYYSLYKPIIDGSRFVNPRGRDCIAFLYDFSGEVKRFGNYVWEFSNGKGYLIANYASDVKHGIFSERGKALNAIYERSFEKTINYWKSIDVRDVRAFNYLYKTSIYAMLGSIYAPSGGVIAAPTTSLPEVEGGKRNWDYRFAWVRDSSIIAEALLEAGYVVEARRIINFLLSLINFSSKPFYYPLYTIEGTIPPPERQLRWLSGYKDSKPVRIGNGASSQIQLDIEGFFISTLYKYIKITNDQVFLKDVFSKVKYIGDWIAENWSLKDSGIWEDRGSPQHYTHSKIMMWIALDRIGKLASLIGYGDIWSKERERLRNWILTNCVRNNYFIRYCGDTDDVDSSILSAPLYGFIEVNDDIFINTLTKIENDLRTDVFVKRYKTDFMGEAKHPFLLTTVWLARVYIRMGKIEKALEILDKISKVSGKLHLVGEHIDVEKEEFTGNFPQIFVHAQLVIAIKELNDKLTDKNII is encoded by the coding sequence ATGAAACCGCTTGGGTTCATATCAAATCAGATAACATCAGCACTGATTGATTTATCCTCGATAGTTTGGTTTCCAACTCCTAAATTCGATTCACCATCACTGTTCACTAAGTTGTTAGATGAAGATGGTGGAGAGTTTTCCATTTTACCAGAAGGACAAGAAATAATAGGTGTTAACCAAGAATACGCTTATCCATTAGTATTAACGACTAATATACGCACTAAAGAAGGTGAAATAAATATCACAGATCTCATACCGCTAGGTGAAACAGTAATTATAAGAAAGGTTGAATCTGAAATTCCCTTTAAGGTTGTGTTTAAACCTAGATTCTACTATTCCCTATATAAACCCATTATCGATGGTAGTAGATTTGTAAACCCAAGGGGAAGGGATTGTATAGCGTTTCTTTACGACTTTTCAGGGGAGGTAAAAAGATTCGGAAATTACGTTTGGGAATTTAGTAATGGGAAAGGGTATCTAATAGCTAACTATGCCTCTGACGTTAAACATGGTATTTTCAGCGAAAGAGGTAAAGCATTAAATGCAATATATGAAAGATCGTTTGAAAAAACAATAAACTATTGGAAAAGTATTGATGTAAGAGATGTTAGAGCATTTAATTATCTTTATAAGACATCCATATACGCAATGTTAGGCTCTATTTATGCACCTTCTGGTGGAGTCATTGCAGCACCTACTACATCTTTACCAGAAGTTGAAGGTGGTAAGAGAAATTGGGATTATAGATTTGCGTGGGTAAGAGATTCTTCGATTATAGCTGAAGCCTTGTTAGAAGCTGGATACGTTGTAGAAGCTAGAAGGATAATAAACTTCTTACTTTCACTTATAAATTTTTCATCAAAGCCATTTTACTATCCCCTATATACGATAGAAGGTACTATCCCCCCACCTGAAAGACAATTAAGATGGTTATCAGGCTACAAGGACTCTAAACCAGTAAGAATAGGAAATGGTGCCTCTTCCCAGATTCAATTGGACATTGAAGGATTTTTCATTTCGACACTTTATAAGTATATAAAGATCACCAATGATCAAGTGTTTCTTAAAGATGTTTTTAGTAAAGTGAAGTACATTGGGGATTGGATAGCTGAGAACTGGAGCTTAAAAGATTCGGGAATTTGGGAGGATAGGGGAAGTCCTCAACACTATACTCACTCTAAAATTATGATGTGGATAGCACTAGACAGAATAGGAAAACTAGCAAGTCTGATTGGATATGGGGATATTTGGTCTAAAGAGAGGGAAAGGCTTAGAAACTGGATATTAACAAACTGTGTAAGGAACAATTATTTTATTAGATACTGTGGGGACACTGATGACGTAGATTCATCGATACTATCAGCACCATTATATGGGTTCATTGAAGTCAATGATGATATATTTATTAATACTCTGACGAAAATCGAAAATGATCTAAGAACCGATGTATTTGTGAAAAGGTATAAGACTGATTTCATGGGAGAAGCGAAACATCCCTTTTTGTTGACCACGGTCTGGCTTGCTAGAGTTTATATAAGAATGGGAAAAATAGAAAAGGCTTTAGAAATATTGGATAAGATTAGTAAAGTTTCAGGAAAACTGCATTTAGTTGGTGAACATATAGACGTAGAAAAAGAAGAGTTTACAGGTAACTTTCCTCAGATTTTCGTTCATGCTCAGTTGGTAATTGCAATAAAGGAGCTTAACGATAAGTTAACTGATAAAAATATTATATAG
- a CDS encoding ISNCY family transposase → MKITSLFNRGFAKVRKYLEKVKKTLGSKSLVKLLGASLIEDGSMRAKCTTAGIDYEYALRKLEEVAKVDLIEVVKELVGEHKVQLSIDDTLNEKYYAEAAWVSAHMTQFFYSRKDKTYIPAHQILVATIRDLETNEVYLIHLEIYLPQKVVNILKQEGKPVQFRTKIEIAIELIEKVRRRLNVSSIAFDSWYVNRRTLLPGVVSELKASARVTEGGRSVPVAEFPEGEFSVTYLGVPIKLIVVNNYKGCGRRYFFTTDLTMTSEEVITTWENRWDVETVIRDLKVLGLRSSSFKSVVKILGYMKLVGLVVNFLHILKYELGSHLGVKALSRYLKNVYGYFLDYKKLFRLR, encoded by the coding sequence ATGAAAATAACGAGTCTCTTCAACAGGGGATTTGCAAAGGTAAGGAAGTACCTAGAGAAAGTGAAGAAGACGCTAGGCAGTAAATCCCTAGTGAAGTTACTGGGTGCATCTCTGATCGAGGATGGATCAATGAGGGCCAAGTGCACCACGGCTGGAATTGACTACGAATACGCCTTGAGGAAGTTAGAGGAGGTCGCTAAGGTCGATCTAATCGAAGTAGTGAAGGAATTAGTAGGGGAACACAAGGTCCAGCTCTCAATAGACGACACACTAAACGAGAAATACTACGCTGAAGCCGCGTGGGTCTCAGCTCACATGACCCAATTCTTCTACTCCAGGAAGGATAAAACCTACATCCCAGCACACCAAATCCTTGTAGCCACAATAAGGGACTTGGAAACCAACGAGGTCTACTTGATCCACCTCGAGATCTACCTACCACAAAAAGTCGTGAATATCTTGAAACAAGAAGGGAAGCCAGTCCAGTTCAGAACGAAGATCGAAATCGCAATTGAGCTGATAGAGAAAGTGAGGAGGAGGCTTAACGTTAGTTCAATAGCGTTCGATTCGTGGTACGTGAACAGGAGAACTCTTCTGCCCGGTGTTGTTTCGGAACTTAAGGCGAGCGCGCGGGTTACCGAGGGAGGTAGATCCGTGCCGGTCGCCGAGTTCCCCGAGGGAGAGTTCTCCGTCACGTACCTCGGCGTTCCTATTAAATTAATTGTAGTTAATAATTATAAAGGTTGCGGGAGGAGGTACTTCTTCACGACCGACCTAACCATGACCTCTGAGGAGGTAATAACGACTTGGGAGAATAGGTGGGATGTTGAAACTGTGATAAGGGATTTGAAGGTCCTAGGCCTTAGGAGCAGTTCGTTCAAGAGCGTAGTCAAGATCCTCGGATACATGAAGCTTGTTGGACTAGTCGTGAACTTCCTCCACATCTTGAAGTATGAGCTCGGTTCCCACCTTGGTGTAAAGGCTCTCTCAAGGTACTTGAAAAACGTTTATGGATACTTCCTTGACTATAAGAAACTATTCAGACTACGATAA